Proteins from one Impatiens glandulifera chromosome 2, dImpGla2.1, whole genome shotgun sequence genomic window:
- the LOC124925614 gene encoding protein DETOXIFICATION 44, chloroplastic isoform X2: MATSLVYNSPLYSLNHRHRGFCCIHSPPSKHQPPFKNLNYSDRLRRVLKSSSYKNPTRQQEASSDEETKTKVSDDRLEIPAPTPPTSNQPFSFKYLRRLFRETIRIDELGLDILSIALPAALALAADPITSLVDSAFVGHLGSVELASVGVSISVFNLVSKLFNVPLLNITTSFVAEEQAMASVMNNDSSQTGQDENQNKRILPSVSVSLALAAFIGIVEAIALSLGSSFLMDTMGIAVDSPMRIPAEHFLTLRALGAPPVVIALAAQGTFRGFKDTKTPLYAVGAGNLLNAMLDAILIFRFGFGVGGAAIATVISEYLIAFILLWKLNDEVELISPKIDGRKMVQYLQSGGLLIGRSLAVLTTLTLSTSVAAREGPIPMAGHQICSQVWLGVSLITDALALAGQALLASNYSQASYSQARQVIYKVIQIGLFTGVSLSIILFLGFGALSSLFTDDSNVITIALSGTLFVAGSQPINAIAFVIDGLYYGVSDFEYAAYSMVVIGIISSLFLILVAPAYGLVGVWMGLFLFMTLRVLAGIWRLSSKDGPWKLVWSDMEKSVR, encoded by the exons ATGGCGACTTCTCTGGTATACAACTCCCCCCTTTACTCTCTAAACCATCGTCACCGAGGGTTCTGTTGTATACACAGCCCACCCTCTAAACATCAACCACCATTCAAAAATCTGAATTATTCAGATCGTCTCCGGCGAGTCTTAAAATCATCTTCTTACAAAAACCCTACTCGGCAGCAGGAGGCATCCTCTGATGAGGAGACTAAAACGAAAGTATCTGATGATCGTCTCGAAATTCCTGCCCCAACGCCTCCGACTTCTAATCAACCGTTTTCCTTTAAATATCTTCGTCGACTATTCAG GGAAACTATTAGGATTGATGAGCTTGGATTAGATATTCTTTCTATTGCGTTGCCAGCTGCTTTGGCTCTGGCTGCTGATCCGATTACTTCTTTGGTTGATTCCGCATTTGTTGGCCATCTGG gATCTGTTGAGCTGGCATCAGTTGGTGTGTCCATTTCTGTATTTAATCTGGTGTCCAAATTGTTTAATGTTCCTCTGCTCAATATCACAACATCCTTTGTTGCTGAAGAACAAGCTATGGCTTCTGTGATGAACAATGATTCAAGTCAAACTGGCCAAG ATGAAAACCAAAACAAGAGAATCCTTCCTTCTGTATCAGTTTCTTTAGCTCTAGCGGCATTTATTGGTATTGTGGAAGCGATAGCACTTTCTCTTGGCTCCAGCTTCTTAATGGACACCATGGGTATAGCTGTT GATTCTCCAATGCGTATACCAGCAGAGCATTTTCTTACCTTGAGGGCTCTTGGTGCTCCTCCTGTTGTAATTGCACTTGCTGCACAAGGCACCTTCCGTGGATTTAAAGACACAAAAACACCTCTCTATGCTGTTG GTGCTGGCAATTTATTAAATGCTATGTTAGATGCTATATTGATTTTTCGTTTTGGCTTTGGAGTTGGTGGTGCCGCAATTGCCACTGTCATTTCTGA ATATCTGATTGCTTTTATCCTACTCTGGAAGTTAAACGACGAAGTTGAGCTCATTTCTCCTAAAATTGATGGGAGAAAAATGGTCCAGTATCTACAATCTG GTGGACTTTTGATTGGTAGAAGCTTAGCTGTACTTACAACTCTAACATTATCAACATCAGTGGCAGCTAGAGAAGGGCCCATACCCATGGCTGGTCATCAAATCTGCTCACAAGTTTGGTTGGGCGTGTCTTTGATTACAGATGCTCTAGCTTTGGCTGGACAG GCCCTTCTAGCAAGTAATTACTCCCAAGCAAGCTATAGTCAAGCTCGCCAAGTAATCTACAAAGTCATACAG ATTGGTTTATTTACAGGAGTTTCCTTATCTATAATCTTGTTTCTTGGATTTGGGGCACTTTCTAGCTTATTCACCGatgattcaaatgttataaCGATTGCATTGTCTGGTACTTTG TTTGTTGCTGGATCTCAGCCCATAAATGCTATTGCATTTGTCATTGATGGTCTCTACTATGGGGTTTCAGACTTCGAATATGCAGCCTATTCCATG GTGGTGATTGGAATTATCTCTTCATTGTTCTTGATTCTGGTTGCTCCTGCATATGGTCTTGTGGGAGTTTGGATGGGATTGTTCTTGTTCATGACTTTGCGTGTACTAGCTGGAATATGGAG GTTAAGTTCTAAAGATGGACCATGGAAATTGGTATGGTCAGATATGGAAAAGTCAGTAAGGTAG
- the LOC124925614 gene encoding protein DETOXIFICATION 44, chloroplastic isoform X1, protein MATSLVYNSPLYSLNHRHRGFCCIHSPPSKHQPPFKNLNYSDRLRRVLKSSSYKNPTRQQEASSDEETKTKVSDDRLEIPAPTPPTSNQPFSFKYLRRLFSSGNHRETIRIDELGLDILSIALPAALALAADPITSLVDSAFVGHLGSVELASVGVSISVFNLVSKLFNVPLLNITTSFVAEEQAMASVMNNDSSQTGQDENQNKRILPSVSVSLALAAFIGIVEAIALSLGSSFLMDTMGIAVDSPMRIPAEHFLTLRALGAPPVVIALAAQGTFRGFKDTKTPLYAVGAGNLLNAMLDAILIFRFGFGVGGAAIATVISEYLIAFILLWKLNDEVELISPKIDGRKMVQYLQSGGLLIGRSLAVLTTLTLSTSVAAREGPIPMAGHQICSQVWLGVSLITDALALAGQALLASNYSQASYSQARQVIYKVIQIGLFTGVSLSIILFLGFGALSSLFTDDSNVITIALSGTLFVAGSQPINAIAFVIDGLYYGVSDFEYAAYSMVVIGIISSLFLILVAPAYGLVGVWMGLFLFMTLRVLAGIWRLSSKDGPWKLVWSDMEKSVR, encoded by the exons ATGGCGACTTCTCTGGTATACAACTCCCCCCTTTACTCTCTAAACCATCGTCACCGAGGGTTCTGTTGTATACACAGCCCACCCTCTAAACATCAACCACCATTCAAAAATCTGAATTATTCAGATCGTCTCCGGCGAGTCTTAAAATCATCTTCTTACAAAAACCCTACTCGGCAGCAGGAGGCATCCTCTGATGAGGAGACTAAAACGAAAGTATCTGATGATCGTCTCGAAATTCCTGCCCCAACGCCTCCGACTTCTAATCAACCGTTTTCCTTTAAATATCTTCGTCGACTATTCAG TTCTGGAAATCACAGGGAAACTATTAGGATTGATGAGCTTGGATTAGATATTCTTTCTATTGCGTTGCCAGCTGCTTTGGCTCTGGCTGCTGATCCGATTACTTCTTTGGTTGATTCCGCATTTGTTGGCCATCTGG gATCTGTTGAGCTGGCATCAGTTGGTGTGTCCATTTCTGTATTTAATCTGGTGTCCAAATTGTTTAATGTTCCTCTGCTCAATATCACAACATCCTTTGTTGCTGAAGAACAAGCTATGGCTTCTGTGATGAACAATGATTCAAGTCAAACTGGCCAAG ATGAAAACCAAAACAAGAGAATCCTTCCTTCTGTATCAGTTTCTTTAGCTCTAGCGGCATTTATTGGTATTGTGGAAGCGATAGCACTTTCTCTTGGCTCCAGCTTCTTAATGGACACCATGGGTATAGCTGTT GATTCTCCAATGCGTATACCAGCAGAGCATTTTCTTACCTTGAGGGCTCTTGGTGCTCCTCCTGTTGTAATTGCACTTGCTGCACAAGGCACCTTCCGTGGATTTAAAGACACAAAAACACCTCTCTATGCTGTTG GTGCTGGCAATTTATTAAATGCTATGTTAGATGCTATATTGATTTTTCGTTTTGGCTTTGGAGTTGGTGGTGCCGCAATTGCCACTGTCATTTCTGA ATATCTGATTGCTTTTATCCTACTCTGGAAGTTAAACGACGAAGTTGAGCTCATTTCTCCTAAAATTGATGGGAGAAAAATGGTCCAGTATCTACAATCTG GTGGACTTTTGATTGGTAGAAGCTTAGCTGTACTTACAACTCTAACATTATCAACATCAGTGGCAGCTAGAGAAGGGCCCATACCCATGGCTGGTCATCAAATCTGCTCACAAGTTTGGTTGGGCGTGTCTTTGATTACAGATGCTCTAGCTTTGGCTGGACAG GCCCTTCTAGCAAGTAATTACTCCCAAGCAAGCTATAGTCAAGCTCGCCAAGTAATCTACAAAGTCATACAG ATTGGTTTATTTACAGGAGTTTCCTTATCTATAATCTTGTTTCTTGGATTTGGGGCACTTTCTAGCTTATTCACCGatgattcaaatgttataaCGATTGCATTGTCTGGTACTTTG TTTGTTGCTGGATCTCAGCCCATAAATGCTATTGCATTTGTCATTGATGGTCTCTACTATGGGGTTTCAGACTTCGAATATGCAGCCTATTCCATG GTGGTGATTGGAATTATCTCTTCATTGTTCTTGATTCTGGTTGCTCCTGCATATGGTCTTGTGGGAGTTTGGATGGGATTGTTCTTGTTCATGACTTTGCGTGTACTAGCTGGAATATGGAG GTTAAGTTCTAAAGATGGACCATGGAAATTGGTATGGTCAGATATGGAAAAGTCAGTAAGGTAG